The segment CGGCGATGGGTTGTACTACTTCAAACGGCAACTAATCGCGATCGCGTTAGGTATGATTCTGTTTAACGTCCTAATTCACGCTCCCTTGCGCTACATTCAGGGCGTTTCAAGTTTAGGATTTATCTCGCTGCTCGGCGGAATTTTTCTGACAACTGTGATCGGGCGAGAAGTAAACGGAGGACAGCGTTGGTTTGAAGTCGGTCCATTTTTGATTCAGCCTTCGGAGTTGATTAAGCCATTTCTGGTCTTGCAGAGCGCTCGAATTTTTGGACAATGGGAACGACTGACTTGGCGAGTGCGACTGACTTGGATTGGACTGTTTGGACTGATGCTGATCGGAATTCTCCTTCAGCCGAATCTCAGTACTACTGCTCTTTGTGGAATGGCATTATGGCTCGTTGCTTTGGCTGCCGGATTACCCTATCTCTATTTAGGCGGAACAGCGGTTGGAGGGCTATTTTTGGCGACCTTGAGTATTAGTATTCGAGAGTATCAACGCCGCAGAGTCATGTCATTTCTCAATCCTTGGTCTGATCCCTTGCAAGATGGCTATCAGCTCATCCAAAGTTTGTTAGCGATCGGCTCAGGAGGATTCGCCGGAACAGGATTTGGGCTTTCTCAACAGAAATTATTTTATTTGCCGATTCAGTATACCGACTTCATTTTTGCAGTCTTTGCTGAGGAGTTTGGTTTAATCGGGTGTTTTGCATTTATGGTGATGCTAATTGCTTATGCGACCTTGGCATTAGTTGTGGCAAAACAGGCGCGAAATGCCATTCATCGATTGGTCGCGATCGGGGTCATGGTGATTATGGTTGGTCAGTCTTTGCTGAATATTGGTGTAGCAACAGGTGCATTGCCGACGACTGGATTACCTCTGCCGTTGTTTAGTTACGGTGGGAGTTCAATGATTTCTAGTCTCGTCTGTGCAGCATTGTTGATTCGGGTCGCACGAGAAAGCAGTGAAGCAAGCGTATCTCCGATCTCCGAAAATCCCAAAATTGTTTCATTTGCAGAAGCGAGAACCCGACGAATGAAACCCAGACCGTCGCGCTAAATCGGTAGAATGGGAAAGGCGCTTCGGATTGCTTAACCATGTTTGATACGTTCCAGACTCAACTTTATGAGCTTTCGCAATTTGCCGATCGCTTAGTTTCTAGCCAATTGACGCATATTACTCCGGTCAGTATTGGGGTAATTTTTGCGGCAGGATTGCTGACGAGTTTAACGCCTTGTACGCTGTCGATGTTGCCGATTACGGTGGGCTATATCGGCGGGTATGAAGCAAAATCTCGGGTACAGGCTGCGGCGCAATCCACCTGGTTTGCCCTAGGATTGGCGACGACCTTAGCAGGACTGGGCATTGCAGCAACGCTATTTGGCAGAGTGTATGGGCAGGTTGGGACAGGTTTACCGATCGTGATTAGCGTTGTCGCGATCATCATGGGATTGAATTTATTAGAAGCGTTGCCGTTACAGATGCCGACGATTGGAGGAACAGATTGGATCTCTGAAGAATTGCCGACAGGTGTGCGATCGTATCTATTAGGAGTGATGTTCGGTTTAGTCGCGTCGCCTTGTAGCACCCCGGTTTTGGCGACAATTTTAGCTTGGATTAGTACGACAAAAGATCCGATTCTGGGTGGATCGCTTTTACTGTGTTACACGGCTGGATATGTTGCGCCGTTGATTATTGCTGGAACGTTCACCGCAGCGATTAAGAAATTATTGGAGTTGCGGCGTTGGTCGGGTTGGATTACGCCAACAAGTGGTGTGTTGCTTGTGGGATTTGGTGTGTTTTCGTTAATGTCGCGATTTGTGTTTTAGAAGATGACTTTTACAGAATTAGTGAACGCTCCCAAGCGGTATTTGAAAAAAGAATTGCTGCCCGTTTTAGCCGATTTGAGATTAGCGATCGTGCTTTTACTCGCGATCGCGGTTTTTAGTATCGCTGGAACAATCATTGAGCAAGGACAATCCGTTCAGTTTTATCAAGCGAATTACCCTGAAAAGCCTGCTCTCTTCGGCTTTCTCACTTGGAAAGTTCTGCTGACAGCCGGACTTGATCATGTGTATCGAACTTGGTGGTATTTAGCGTTACTGATTCTGTTTGGAGCGAGTTTGACCGCTTGTACATTTACGCGCCAATTGCCTGCGCTGCGCTGGTTTTCGCGAACTTGGAATTTCTACAGTCAGCCGCGTCAGTTTCGCAAATTTGCGTTAAGTGCCGAGTTCCCCAAAGCTGGAATTGATCAGCTTTTACCGCTGCTGGAACAGCGCAAGTACAAAATTTTTCAAGACGGTGACAAGCTTTACGCGCACAAAGGAATTGTTGGGCGAATTGGTCCGATCGTGGTTCATGCCGCGATGTTGCTAATTCTGCTAGGCGGCATTATCGGTGCGATGACGGGCTTTATTGCTCAAGAAATGGTTCCCAGTGGAGCCACATTTCAGATTGACAACGTAACGGATGCGGGAATTTGGGCGGCTCCGCAGATTCCGAAAGATTGGTCTGTGAAAGTCAATCGATTTTGGATTGATTACTTGCCGACTGGAGAGATCGATCAGTTTTACTCGGATCTTTCTGTGCTCGATCAAAACGGAAAAGAAGTCGATCGTAAAACCATTCACGTCAATGAACCCCTGAAACACAAAGGGGTGACGCTCTATCAGGCAGATTGGTCGATCGCGGCAATTCAAGTGCGACTCAACAACAGCCCAGTCCTGCAATCGCCGATGGCAAGAATTGACCAGGGCAGCGGGCGAATTTGGGGAACCTGGCTGCCGTTGAAGCCCGATATGAGTGATGGCGTGTCTCTCGTTGCCAAAGATTTACAAGGCTTGCTACTGGTCTACGACATGGATGGCAAGCTGATCGCAACCGTGCGTAAAGGCATGGCGGTTGATGTGAAAGGGTTGAAATTATCGATCGTGGATCTGATCGGCAGTACTGGACTGCAAATCAAAGCTGATCCAGGAATTCCCATTGTCTATCTCGGCTTCGGCTTACTGATGCTCGGTGTGATTATGAGCTATGTTTCTCACTCGCAGATTTGGGGATTAGAGAAAGATGGAGCCATCTACATTGGAGGCAGAACCAATCGTGCTCAAGTCACCTTTGAACGAGAATTTTTGGGCATTCTGGAAGCGATCGATCAGGGTAAATCTGAATCGACTCCAACCCAACTCGCCCAAACTTAAACTTTATGCCTTACCGTCTTGCGGTGCTGCTGACCATTATCGTAATTGTTCCACTGGGGTACTTCGCGCGATTCACAGCGGCGTTGCCTGGGTGGATAACGGATATTGCAGGCAGTTTGGCTTATCAAATTTTTTGGATGGCGTTGGTGCAGTTTTGTTTTCCAAAACTCTCGATCGCCAAAACTGCGATCGCAGTGTTCTGTTTTTCTTGTGCGATTGAGTTTCTGCAACTTTGGCAACCTCCTTTTCTGCAAGCGATGCGTGCTACATTGCCAGGTCGTTTAGTCCTCGGAAATACCTTTGTGTGGTCGGATTTTCCGCCTTATGCGATCGGGTGTTTTTTAGGATGGCTTTTGCTGAGTGGAGTGCGGCAATTGCGATCAGAACCTGCGCGATCGCGAGTCTAGATTACGATCATCGCCACTCTGGGGAACTCTGGCTATGATGAACAGGTTCTAATGGAGCTTCCCCTATGCGCGATCGAATTGAGCAACTCACACAACACTTAGCAACCGCGATCGTCGGTAAAGAAGAAGCGATTCAACTCGTTTTAGTTGCGCTGCTTTCTGGAGGTCACGCGCTGCTTGAAGATGTGCCTGGAGTTGGAAAAACTTTACTGGCAAAGTCTTTAGCGAAATCGATTCAAGGCAAGTTCCAACGGTTGCAATGTACTCCCGATTTACTACCAACCGATGTGACTGGGACAAACGTTTGGAATCCGCGCACGGGCGAATTTGAATTCATGGCAGGTCCGATTTTTGCCAATGTTTTGTTAGCCGATGAAATTAACCGAGCCACGCCCAGAACTCAATCGGCATTGCTCGAAGTAATGGAAGAACATCAAGTGACGATCGATGGAACCTCGCGCAAAGTTCCAGAACCGTTTTTCGTCATTGCAACTCAGAATCCGGTGGAATATCAGGGCACGTTTCCGCTCCCCGAAGCGCAAATGGATCGATTTGCGTTGTCACTTTCTCTGGGTTATCCGACGGAAGCAGAAGAACTGAAAATGCTGGAGCGGTTGCAATCAGGACGGCGCGTTGAAGAGTTGCCGCCTTGCATTACGCTGGATGAGATTCGAGAACTGCAACAGCAGTGTGCTTTAGTTCGAGTGGAATCTTCGCTTCAGCAGTATTTATTGAACATTGTGCGATCGACGAGACACGATGAAGAAATCCTTCTCGGAGTCAGCCCCCGTGGAACAGTTGCGCTTCAGAAAGCAGTTCAAGCCTTTGCATTTCTAGAAGGCAGAGATTACGCCATTCCAGATGATGTCAAAGCGATCGCACCGCATGTGTTAGCCCATCGGATGATTGCAGCGAGCGGCAGACGATCACATGAGATTGTGGCGCGGCTGTTGGGGTCGATCGCGATCGGATAAGAGCCGTTTGGATTTGCTCAATGACTCGTGTCTCCAAGCACACGAAGCAGTGGTATGAGAGTTCAACACTCGTAGCCAAGAAAGTGTAGCCTGAAACATTTGGGATTGAGCGATCGCAATCTGCAACGAATCATTTGAACCGGGAAAGAGCATCTATGATAATGGTCATCACCTGATAGAGACAATGTGTGATTCATGGCGATGCTCCCCGGATTAAGCGATCGAGAAGTTCGAGATCAACAGTTAGCAGGCAATACGAACGACGTAAAACTGCCAACCAGTCGATCGTATGCACGCATCCTGCAAGAAAACCTGTTTACCTTTGTTAACGCCGTCTTTTTTGCGATTAGCGGCGTTTTCATTCTGCTACAACGCCCGAGTGATGCCGTCTTCGTAGCGGTGATTATTTTTAGCGGCGTTGTAATTGGAATCGTGCAAGAAATTTGGGCAAAGCAAAAGTTAGACGAAATCGCCTTGCTGAATCGACCTCATGCAACCGTGATTCGCAACGGGCAGGAGGTGAATATCGATCCCTGTGCAATCGTTCTCGGCGATGTACTGGTGCTGCGCCCAGGTGATCAAGTCCTCGTCGATGGACAAATTGTTGGAGAGGGGCGAGTCGAAATTGATGAATCTTTGTTGACTGGAGAATCAGATCTGATCGTAAAAGTCGCAGAGAAACCTGTCTATTCGGGCAGCTTTTGTGTCAGTGGAACGGCTTGCTATGAGGCGCAGAAAGTTGGAGCGGATACGGTTGCCTATCAGCTTACAGTGGGAGCGCGAGAATTTCGCCAAGTGTATACGCCGCTGCAAGCTGAGATTAATCTCATCATTCGGATTCTGCTACTCTTAGCATCGTTCTTATGGTTGCTCGTTGGCATTAGTTTTATTAGTCGATCGCAAACTCTCAATGAAGTTGTGCAGCGTGCTGCCGTGATCGCTGGATTGATTCCAGCCGGATTGTTATTAGCAATCACGCTTGCATATGCCATGGGTGCAATTCGGATGTTAGGACAAAATGTTTTGATTCAGCAAACGAATGCCGTCGAGTCACTCAGTAATATTGATGTCTTGTGTTTAGATAAGACGGGCACATTGACCACGAATCAGATTGAACTTCATTCTCTCCATCCATTAGGAATTCCTGAGGAAGAACTGAAATGGTTGATTGGGGATTTTGCGGCGAGTACTGCGTCTGGAAATCGGACGAGTGAAGCTGTTTTAATTGCCTGTTCTGGATATGCAAAGCCGATTCGGAATGAGATTCCCTTTTCATCAGCGCGGAAATGGAGCGCGATCGCATTTGAAAATCTCCCTGGAACCTACGTGATGGGCGCGCCAGAAATCCTCATGAAGTCGATCGCGGTCACAGATGAAATTCTGAACTATATCGATGAACAGGTAAATCAGGGATTTCGAGTCGTTTTGTTTGCCCATACGGAATTTGAAATCGAGACAACTCTTCCGCCGCTCAACCCGCTAGGAATTCTCTGTTTTTCGGATCAACTTCGCCCTTCTGCACAGGAAACTCTACAAGGCTTTGTCAAAGCAGGCATCACGCTCAAAATCATTTCAGGAGACAATCCCCAAACCGTTGCAGCATTAGCAAAACAGGCGGGCTTCACCGACGAGGTTCGAGTCATCTCCGGGGCAGAACTGGCTCAAATGGATGACGCTCAATTTGTGCAGGCGGCAAGAAATTACAACGTATTTGGGCGCATTACACCTCAGCAAAAAGCACAACTCGTTCGCAGCCTGAGACGCAGCGGTTCTTATGTCGCGATGACTGGAGACGGTGTGAATGATGTGCTGTCGCTGAAACAGGCAAATCTCGGAATCGCAATGGAGAGCGGGAGTAAAGCGACTCGCAGCATTGCGGACATTGTGTTGCTCAAAGATACATTTGAAGCGTTACCGCATACTTTTTTGGAAGGACAACGGATTCAGAATGGCATTCGAGATGTCGTTAAGCTCTTTATGGTGCGATTGAGTTGTGTCGCGTTGTTGATTTTTGCGATCGCGATTGTCTCAGATAGCTTCCCCTTATTAAACAAACATAGTGCGATCGTCACGTTGATTGGAGTTGGCATTCCAACCACTTTTATTCCAATCTGGGCGCAACCGGGAGAATGCCAGAAACGGAGTTTAGTCCGATCAATGCTCCATTTTGTGATTCCTGCGACAATTACCATCACTTTAGTGTCACTGACAGTGTATCTATTTTATTTAGTCAGCGCTGCTTTAGACTTACCTCCGAATATTGGTCTAACTAAGATCGAATTCAATATTCCTCGGACTGCACTTGTAACCATTTTAGTATTTTGTGAACTGCTGTTAATCCCATTCTTAAAACCACCGACAACCGCTTGGGTGGGAGGAGAACCGCTGAGCGGAGATTGGCGCTATACCTGGGTTGCGTTAGCGCTGCTGGTTGTTTATTTACTCATTTTATTTATTCCGCCGCTCCGAACGTTTTTTGAGCTTTCTCAAATTAGTGTGCAGGACTGTCTCTTCCTAGGATTAGTTGCGCTAGAGTGGGGATTGATCGTGCGACTCGCTTGGCGAACTCGGTTTCTCGATCGCTTTTTAGGCGTGGATTTGGAGTAGCCCTCATGAGAGAAGTACCATCTAGAATTCCGCAGTACAAAGTCTCGATTTGGGAAACGGTCGCGATCGTACTCGGCGCGATCGCCACATTAGGAGTTGGTTTAACAGGGTTAGCGCTCAAGTTTTTGAGCAATGCGGCAACCCCCCAACGGGCAGAAGCGATCGCCAGCAATATTATGAGTTATTCACTGCCAGGAGCATCACAGGGCTTATTGGGCGTGAATCTTGCAGGGGCGAAAGTGGCATTGATCGCCAGTGAAGGAGATGAACCGGACATTCAGCTCTTAGTCGCACGGGTTCCCATCGAACAAGAATCGGGACGCAAGCAAGTCGATCGCATTTTAGATAGCATTGCCTTGGGTGCGGATGAGGAAGAACTGAAGATTAAATCCGTGCGGGTGGAGAACAAAAATCTCTGTGGCACGTCTACCTCAGTTGTGATTCGCGAAGGGCAGTTGAAGTACCCCGATTCTCCTGAGCAAGCTACCGTGATTTATCGCGCTAGTGTGAATTTAGAAGATAGTCGGTATGTTGTGAATTTGCTGACGAATGGACAGGATCTCAAAACGGCAGCAGAAAAAGCCTCGACTGTATTTGATTCGCTTCAGTGTAAACAGTAGCGCGCTTAGATTTTAGAGGTTGATTTTAGATTGTGAAGATTATTCGTCGTGTCGTGCGAGTCTCACGTAAAACAGTGTTATGGTTGGCGATCGCGACTTTTGTCTTTGCGATCATGTCTCATTCGGTCGTTGATGCGATCGCATCTGCACAACCCGATTGGATCAAGCGTAGCAACGAGAATACAAATTTATTGACCGAAGCCGAATCAGCCAAACAATGTAGCGATTTAGCCCTGAGCAAATCCCTGCTGCAACTGGATTCAAACTATGGACAGTGCCGTGAGAAAGGCATCAATACTCTCCTTCAAAGGTTTCAGACGAAGCTCAAACAAGAACGCGATCCTGCCGTAAAACTCGATTTAGAAATTCTGATCCAGTCTGCAACTGAATCATTGAAATCAGATAAATTCCATCGCCAACTTCGCCTACCTTATGTCGATTTAGCTAAAGAGATTCACAATAGCTTAGATGATTTGAGCAGACCGGATCTCGTGAAACTATTGCAGCAATTGAATGGAGACGAAACGGGAAAACCAGCGATCGCGACTTTAGCCATTCAAAATCTGCGCGGATCTGTGTCTCGTCCCAATATTTTCTTTCCCTCTAAGTCGCAAATCGAGAAGGATTTATCGAATACATCCTTTCAACTAGAGCGAATTCAGAAACGCTTAGAGCAACAGAAAATCGATCAAGAAAGTTATACAAAGCTGAAAGCTCAAATCACAGAATATACAACTTTTGTCCGACAAGAAATTTTACCGAAATCAAGATTAGATTTTCGATTGTCACCAGAACTTTACGCACTGGAATTACAAGAACGAGGTGTTGAAATCTCGATCGATGAACTGCTCAAGCAAGCTCACACTGCATTTGAATCCATCCAACAAGAAATGGATGTCCTCGCGGCTAAAGTTGCGAAACAAAAAGGCTTACAAACCACAGGATATCGAGAAGTTATTCGCAGTTTGAAAAAAGAACAATTACCCGCAGACAAGATTCTGCCTCAATATGAACAACGCCAAAAGGATCTTGAAGCGATCATTCGACGAGAAAAGCTTGTCACATTGCCAAAACGAAATCTGACCATTCGCTTAACCAACGATCGAGAAAACACCAATTTCCCAGTTCCCCAATATTTCCCGCCCAAATCCTCGCAAAAAACTGCGGGTGTGTTCATTGTTCCACTGCTAAAACCTGACAAACAGCCGCGAGCTTACGATGACTTTACCTATCCCGCCGTTGCCTGGACACTGACCGCACATGAAGGTAGACCCGGACACGATTTACAATTCACGACGATTCAGGACAAAGGCACGTCAGAAGCGAGATCGCGCTTTGGTTACAATCCTGCAAATCATGAAGGATGGGCACTATATGCAGAAGCAATTACGTTGCCATTTATGCCGATCGAGGGGCAATTTATTTCGCTCCAGTTTCAGTTACTCCGAGCAGCACGAGCATTTCTGGAGCCAGAACTGCATCTCGGAAAAGTCTCGATCGACGAAGCCAT is part of the Leptolyngbya boryana PCC 6306 genome and harbors:
- a CDS encoding cytochrome c biogenesis protein CcdA, encoding MFDTFQTQLYELSQFADRLVSSQLTHITPVSIGVIFAAGLLTSLTPCTLSMLPITVGYIGGYEAKSRVQAAAQSTWFALGLATTLAGLGIAATLFGRVYGQVGTGLPIVISVVAIIMGLNLLEALPLQMPTIGGTDWISEELPTGVRSYLLGVMFGLVASPCSTPVLATILAWISTTKDPILGGSLLLCYTAGYVAPLIIAGTFTAAIKKLLELRRWSGWITPTSGVLLVGFGVFSLMSRFVF
- a CDS encoding cytochrome c biogenesis protein; this encodes MTFTELVNAPKRYLKKELLPVLADLRLAIVLLLAIAVFSIAGTIIEQGQSVQFYQANYPEKPALFGFLTWKVLLTAGLDHVYRTWWYLALLILFGASLTACTFTRQLPALRWFSRTWNFYSQPRQFRKFALSAEFPKAGIDQLLPLLEQRKYKIFQDGDKLYAHKGIVGRIGPIVVHAAMLLILLGGIIGAMTGFIAQEMVPSGATFQIDNVTDAGIWAAPQIPKDWSVKVNRFWIDYLPTGEIDQFYSDLSVLDQNGKEVDRKTIHVNEPLKHKGVTLYQADWSIAAIQVRLNNSPVLQSPMARIDQGSGRIWGTWLPLKPDMSDGVSLVAKDLQGLLLVYDMDGKLIATVRKGMAVDVKGLKLSIVDLIGSTGLQIKADPGIPIVYLGFGLLMLGVIMSYVSHSQIWGLEKDGAIYIGGRTNRAQVTFEREFLGILEAIDQGKSESTPTQLAQT
- a CDS encoding ribosomal maturation YjgA family protein, which gives rise to MPYRLAVLLTIIVIVPLGYFARFTAALPGWITDIAGSLAYQIFWMALVQFCFPKLSIAKTAIAVFCFSCAIEFLQLWQPPFLQAMRATLPGRLVLGNTFVWSDFPPYAIGCFLGWLLLSGVRQLRSEPARSRV
- a CDS encoding DUF885 domain-containing protein; the protein is MKIIRRVVRVSRKTVLWLAIATFVFAIMSHSVVDAIASAQPDWIKRSNENTNLLTEAESAKQCSDLALSKSLLQLDSNYGQCREKGINTLLQRFQTKLKQERDPAVKLDLEILIQSATESLKSDKFHRQLRLPYVDLAKEIHNSLDDLSRPDLVKLLQQLNGDETGKPAIATLAIQNLRGSVSRPNIFFPSKSQIEKDLSNTSFQLERIQKRLEQQKIDQESYTKLKAQITEYTTFVRQEILPKSRLDFRLSPELYALELQERGVEISIDELLKQAHTAFESIQQEMDVLAAKVAKQKGLQTTGYREVIRSLKKEQLPADKILPQYEQRQKDLEAIIRREKLVTLPKRNLTIRLTNDRENTNFPVPQYFPPKSSQKTAGVFIVPLLKPDKQPRAYDDFTYPAVAWTLTAHEGRPGHDLQFTTIQDKGTSEARSRFGYNPANHEGWALYAEAITLPFMPIEGQFISLQFQLLRAARAFLEPELHLGKVSIDEAMRILTEDVGFSKFFAQQEINRYTVKLPGHAPSYFYGYQRLMQLRQEVEKQMGQQFDQTAFHDFILAQGFMPQQLLRQTVLEQFVAAKTKSFPSYLR
- a CDS encoding HAD-IC family P-type ATPase, which produces MAMLPGLSDREVRDQQLAGNTNDVKLPTSRSYARILQENLFTFVNAVFFAISGVFILLQRPSDAVFVAVIIFSGVVIGIVQEIWAKQKLDEIALLNRPHATVIRNGQEVNIDPCAIVLGDVLVLRPGDQVLVDGQIVGEGRVEIDESLLTGESDLIVKVAEKPVYSGSFCVSGTACYEAQKVGADTVAYQLTVGAREFRQVYTPLQAEINLIIRILLLLASFLWLLVGISFISRSQTLNEVVQRAAVIAGLIPAGLLLAITLAYAMGAIRMLGQNVLIQQTNAVESLSNIDVLCLDKTGTLTTNQIELHSLHPLGIPEEELKWLIGDFAASTASGNRTSEAVLIACSGYAKPIRNEIPFSSARKWSAIAFENLPGTYVMGAPEILMKSIAVTDEILNYIDEQVNQGFRVVLFAHTEFEIETTLPPLNPLGILCFSDQLRPSAQETLQGFVKAGITLKIISGDNPQTVAALAKQAGFTDEVRVISGAELAQMDDAQFVQAARNYNVFGRITPQQKAQLVRSLRRSGSYVAMTGDGVNDVLSLKQANLGIAMESGSKATRSIADIVLLKDTFEALPHTFLEGQRIQNGIRDVVKLFMVRLSCVALLIFAIAIVSDSFPLLNKHSAIVTLIGVGIPTTFIPIWAQPGECQKRSLVRSMLHFVIPATITITLVSLTVYLFYLVSAALDLPPNIGLTKIEFNIPRTALVTILVFCELLLIPFLKPPTTAWVGGEPLSGDWRYTWVALALLVVYLLILFIPPLRTFFELSQISVQDCLFLGLVALEWGLIVRLAWRTRFLDRFLGVDLE
- a CDS encoding AAA family ATPase — translated: MRDRIEQLTQHLATAIVGKEEAIQLVLVALLSGGHALLEDVPGVGKTLLAKSLAKSIQGKFQRLQCTPDLLPTDVTGTNVWNPRTGEFEFMAGPIFANVLLADEINRATPRTQSALLEVMEEHQVTIDGTSRKVPEPFFVIATQNPVEYQGTFPLPEAQMDRFALSLSLGYPTEAEELKMLERLQSGRRVEELPPCITLDEIRELQQQCALVRVESSLQQYLLNIVRSTRHDEEILLGVSPRGTVALQKAVQAFAFLEGRDYAIPDDVKAIAPHVLAHRMIAASGRRSHEIVARLLGSIAIG
- a CDS encoding FtsW/RodA/SpoVE family cell cycle protein encodes the protein MNWRHFIPFFDTTAMDWAVTPRLLRWLTFVWLFVGLAVMFSASYPVGDAIGDGLYYFKRQLIAIALGMILFNVLIHAPLRYIQGVSSLGFISLLGGIFLTTVIGREVNGGQRWFEVGPFLIQPSELIKPFLVLQSARIFGQWERLTWRVRLTWIGLFGLMLIGILLQPNLSTTALCGMALWLVALAAGLPYLYLGGTAVGGLFLATLSISIREYQRRRVMSFLNPWSDPLQDGYQLIQSLLAIGSGGFAGTGFGLSQQKLFYLPIQYTDFIFAVFAEEFGLIGCFAFMVMLIAYATLALVVAKQARNAIHRLVAIGVMVIMVGQSLLNIGVATGALPTTGLPLPLFSYGGSSMISSLVCAALLIRVARESSEASVSPISENPKIVSFAEARTRRMKPRPSR